A genomic segment from Malaclemys terrapin pileata isolate rMalTer1 chromosome 1, rMalTer1.hap1, whole genome shotgun sequence encodes:
- the LOC128830507 gene encoding stromelysin-1-like, which yields MKNLPFLLLLWAASCAFPIDPKRKVEEETKLVQKYLENYYSFKTDGKPVLRWKSDSPIVNKIKEMQEFIGLEVTGKLDSNTLEVMQKPRCGVPDVADFSTFAGQPKWGKRTLTYRILNYTPDMAQVDVDAAIKKAFTVWSNVIPLTFTRVDRGDADILISFAARVHNDFNPFDGPGGTVAHAYAPGNGIGGDAHFDEDEDWTKGSQGSNLFFVAAHEFGHSLGLFHSRHPDSLMYPVYRHFDAKTFRLHQDDINGIQYLYGPSSNPPEDPTESTVSIEPLEPTEPLPPNTCDPNLTFDAVTTFRGEIMFFKDKYFWRKHPTSREVDFNLISSFWSPLPSGLDAAYEITDKDETFLFKGNKFWVVRGDAILSGYPKKIHDLGFAKGVKKIDAALHNAINRKTYYFVSNKYWSYDERRQSMDKKPKLIKDEFPGINGKIDAVFQHKRFIYFIRGSRQFEFDPITKKVTRVLKTNFWFPC from the exons ATGAAGAACCTTCCGTTTCTGCTGTTACTATGGGCCGCATCTTGTGCTTTTCCTATAGATCCGAAAAGGAAAGTGGAAGAAGAGACGAAGCTTGTTCAG AAGTACCTGGAAAATTACTACAGCTTTAAGACAGATGGGAAGCCTGTTTTAAGATGGAAAAGCGATAGTCCCATAGTCAACAAAATCAAAGAAATGCAGGAATTCATCGGATTGGAGGTGACTGGGAAATTGGATTCTAACACTCTGGAGGTGATGCAGAAACCCCGGTGTGGAGTCCCTGATGTTGCTGATTTCTCCACCTTTGCAGGACAACCAAAATGGGGGAAAAGAACTCTAACATACAG GATTTTGAACTACACACCAGACATGGCCCAAGTTGATGTAGATGCAGCCATCAAGAAAGCTTTTACAGTCTGGAGCAATGTGATCCCATTGACATTTACCCGGGTTGACAGAGGTGATGCAGATATATTGATCTCCTTTGCAGCCAGAG TTCACAATGATTTCAATCCCTTTGATGGTCCTGGTGGGACGGTTGCTCATGCCTATGCACCTGGCAATGGTATTGGTGGAGATGCTCACTTTGATGAGGATGAAGACTGGACCAAAGGCTCACAGG GTTCCAACTTGTTTTTCGTGGCTGCGCATGAGTTTGGCCATTCACTGGGACTCTTCCATTCTAGACACCCTGATTCACTGATGTACCCAGTTTATAGACACTTTGATGCCAAGACTTTCCGTCTTCATCAGGATGATATTAATGGCATTCAATACCTCTATG GACCTTCATCTAACCCCCCTGAAGATCCAACAGAATCTACTGTCTCCATAGAACCCCTGGAGCCAACAGAACCGCTACCACCAAACACTTGTGACCCTAATCTGACTTTCGATGCTGTCACCACTTTCCGTGGAGAAATAATGTTCTTTAAAGACAA GTACTTCTGGCGCAAACACCCTACAAGCAGAGAAGTTGACTTTAATTTAATATCTTCATTCTGGTCACCTCTGCCATCTGGCTTGGATGCTGCCTATGAAATTACGGACAAAGATGagacatttctttttaaag GAAATAAATTCTGGGTTGTCAGAGGAGATGCTATACTGTCTGGATACCCAAAGAAAATCCATGATTTGGGCTTCGCAAAGGGTGTGAAGAAAATTGATGCAGCTCTTCATAATGCAATTAATAGAAAAACATACTACTTTGTGTCTAACAAGTATTGGAG TTATGATGAAAGAAGACAGTCCATGGACAAGAAGCCAAAGCTGATAAAAGATGAATTTCCAGGAATTAATGGGAAGATTGATGCTGTTTTCCAGCATAAAA GGTTCATATATTTCATTCGTGGATCACGGCAGTTTGAGTTTGATCCAATTACCAAGAAAGTTACTCGTGTCCTAAAGACTAACTTCTGGTTTCCATGCTAA